From one Alicyclobacillus acidocaldarius subsp. acidocaldarius Tc-4-1 genomic stretch:
- the acpP gene encoding acyl carrier protein, whose protein sequence is MANDVFERVKKIIVDRLNVDEDKVTLDATFKDDLGADSLDIVELIMELEDEFDMEISDEDAEKISTVGDVVTYIEQHQG, encoded by the coding sequence ATGGCAAACGACGTGTTTGAACGCGTGAAGAAGATCATTGTCGATCGACTGAATGTCGATGAGGATAAGGTCACTTTGGACGCGACGTTCAAGGACGATCTCGGTGCGGACTCGCTGGATATCGTCGAACTCATCATGGAGCTGGAAGACGAATTCGATATGGAGATCTCCGATGAGGATGCTGAAAAAATCAGCACGGTCGGCGATGTGGTTACATACATCGAGCAGCACCAGGGATGA